In Cicer arietinum cultivar CDC Frontier isolate Library 1 chromosome 1, Cicar.CDCFrontier_v2.0, whole genome shotgun sequence, one DNA window encodes the following:
- the NAC01 gene encoding NAC domain-containing protein 104, which translates to MDNNSINNVNLPPGFRFYPTDEELVLHFLHRKKTPLLPFHPDVIPDLHLYSYDPWQLHGRALAEGNKWYYYSRRSTQNRVTCNGYWKPTGIEEPVFCSTKNNRIGIKKHFVFHMGESDSVGIKTNWIMHEFRLSHSSTNSSSSSSKIKSQPIKDYSKWVICRVYESKGDDDDDGTDQLSCLDEVFLSSLDDFDEISLPNYN; encoded by the exons atggATAATAACAGTATTAACAATGTGAACCTTCCACCCGGATTTCGTTTTTATCCAACAGATGAAGAGCTTGTACTTCATTTCCTTCACAGAAAAAAAACACCACTCTTACCTTTCCACCCTGATGTCATTCCTGATCTTCACCTTTACTCATATGATCCATGGCAACTTCATGGTAGAGCTTTGGCTGAGGGAAACAAATGGTATTACTATAGCAGAAGGAGTACACAAAATAGAGTCACTTGCAATGGTTATTGGAAGCCAACAGGAATAGAAGAGCCAGTGTTTTGTAGCACCAAAAACAACAGAATTGGCATCAAGAAACATTTTGTCTTTCATATGGGAGAATCAGATTCTGTTGGTATCAAAACCAATTGGATCATGCATGAATTTCGTCTATCACATAGTTCTACTAATTCCTCTTCCTCATCATCCAAAATAAAATCACAACCAATAAAA GATTATAGTAAATGGGTGATATGTCGTGTATATGAGAGCAAAGGAGATGACGACGACGACGGAACGGATCAGCTCTCTTGTTTGGATGAAGTTTTCTTGTCATCATTGgatgattttgatgaaataaGC